A DNA window from Arachis duranensis cultivar V14167 chromosome 3, aradu.V14167.gnm2.J7QH, whole genome shotgun sequence contains the following coding sequences:
- the LOC107480681 gene encoding cytochrome P450 736A117: protein MDLFTTIILLSLFIIVLIMKWQYFKHTDKNSPPSPPKLPILGNLHQIGLFPHRSLKSLAEKHGPLMLLHFGNVPVLVVSSADMAEEVMKTHDLVFSNRPPRKMSEILLYDSKDIATSPYGEYWRQIRSLAVLHLLSNKRVQSYGLIREEEAARMVETIKEFASSSFSMPLNLSEIFFGVTNDILCRSALGRRYRGGGEGCKFQELVLEFGDLLGTTSIGDYIPWLSWLNKVDGSYKRASRVAKRLDEFLDQVIAEHVSSGKRKEQEGLTDNVDDFVDVLLSVKNSNAVGFEFDTTTMKAILVDMFTAGTDPTYTVLEWAMAELLKRPAIMHKLQDEVRTVVGNRSNITEQDLVHMNYLKAVMKETLRLHPSLPVLVPRESTKGIKLNGYDIEAGTQVLVNAWAVATDPKCWDQPLEFKPERFLNSSVDFKGRDFQFIPFGAGRRGCPGLQFATALDETVLANLVYHFDWDLPAGSKELDLSKFYGLVLHLKSPLLAIPTPYYE, encoded by the exons ATGGATCTGTTCACCACCATCATATTACTATCTTTGTTCATTATCGTACTCATCATGAAATGGCAGTATTTCAAACACACAGACAAAAACTCACCTCCTTCACCTCCAAAACTACCCATACTCGGAAACTTGCACCAAATAGGTTTGTTCCCGCACCGGTCACTCAAAAGCTTGGCTGAGAAACATGGCCCCTTGATGCTCCTTCACTTCGGGAACGTTCCGGTGCTGGTGGTGTCTTCGGCCGACATGGCGGAAGAAGTGATGAAGACGCACGACTTGGTGTTCTCCAACCGGCCACCGCGGAAGATGAGTGAGATACTCTTGTATGATTCCAAGGACATAGCCACCTCTCCTTATG GTGAATACTGGAGGCAGATAAGGAGCCTAGCCGTGTTACACCTTCTGAGCAACAAAAGGGTTCAATCGTACGGCCTTATTAGGGAGGAAGAAGCTGCAAGAATGGTTGAAACCATCAAAGagtttgcttcttcttctttttctatgcCGTTAAACTTGTCTGAGATATTCTTCGGTGTTACAAATGACATATTGTGTAGAAGTGCTCTAGGGAGGAGATACCGTGGAGGAGGAGAAGGGTGCAAGTTTCAGGAGCTGGTTTTGGAGTTTGGAGACTTGTTGGGTACAACATCAATAGGGGACTATATTCCATGGCTTAGTTGGTTGAACAAGGTTGATGGTTCTTATAAAAGAGCGTCAAGAGTGGCCAAGCGTCTCGATGAGTTTTTGGATCAAGTGATTGCGGAGCATGTTAGTTCTGGGAAAAGGAAAGAACAAGAGGGACTTACTGATAATGTTGATGATTTTGTGGATGTTTTGCTTTCTGTCAAGAACAGTAACGCTGTTGGATTTGAGTTTGACACAACAACAATGAAGGCAATACTCGTG GACATGTTTACGGCAGGTACGGACCCTACGTACACTGTGCTAGAATGGGCAATGGCGGAACTGTTAAAACGGCCAGCGATTATGCACAAACTTCAAGATGAAGTGAGAACTGTTGTTGGAAACAGAAGCAACATAACCGAACAAGATTTGGTTCACATGAACTACTTGAAAGCTGTGATGAAAGAAACACTTCGGTTGCACCCTTCACTTCCAGTTCTAGTTCCTAGAGAATCCACCAAAGGCATCAAGCTGAATGGGTATGACATTGAAGCTGGAACACAGGTGTTGGTGAATGCATGGGCCGTTGCAACGGATCCAAAGTGTTGGGACCAGCCACTTGAGTTCAAGCCAGAGAGGTTCTTAAACAGTTCGGTGGATTTCAAAGGGCGTGATTTTCAGTTTATTCCTTTTGGTGCAGGAAGGAGAGGGTGCCCTGGGCTGCAGTTTGCCACTGCTCTTGATGAAACTGTGCTGGCTAACCTTGTTTACCATTTTGATTGGGATTTGCCTGCTGGTTCTAAGGAATTGGACTTGTCTAAATTTTATGGACTAGTCCTGCATTTGAAATCACCTCTCTTGGCTATACCAACCCCTTATTATGAATGA
- the LOC107480587 gene encoding wings apart-like protein 1 encodes MIVRTYGRRNRPLSRTCSASSLNDDVLDPLSQESSQNHDNNIYGFAYSSQDSSSHWSLFDSDPNLVDDFGGGCREPKRARKGEKKAAAANGSCHVAIPTTSTLMEAQEFGEMMEHVDEVNFALDGLRKGQPLRIRRASLVSLLGICGTTQQRRLLRSQGMAKTITEAILGLSLDDSPSNLAAATLLYVLTCDGQDDNLLESSGCIQFLIKLLRPIVSTSIADKAPKLGSKLLSLRQNDDMFKTSMGRMDSSLVTVFSRVQEVLVNCKGLKTSCQNDNVVERPELCPKWLALLTMEKACLSAISLDETTGAVRKAGGNFKEKLREYGGLDAVFEVTMNCHLDLEKWVEDDSSLSTKDLRNNKHLKNLTLLLKCLKIMENATFLSTDNQTHLLELKGRLNPQATSFSFTELIITVIRILSDICLRRSASAASNEKKGIEEKRISENEPLFKSSIGKLFGMNRASSAKNSDVTRSSRLLTCSQMECSQSISETPSTSTSDIYSLKMRVSSSTSESCSGASKSSGNKASTIHNSSRKNVRFTENSPIVISDDSQDPFAFDEDDFAPTKWDILSGKQKKSHSKRKYEVPSREFEYVCQSQTKEIEIQQELNDVDINCSSSVVGDEEGSILLSDCLLTAVKVLMNLTNDNPVGCQQIAAYGGLETMSKLIAGHFPCFSSSMSFGQMKENTSSAEDQQYDKHLTDHELDFLVAILGLLVNLVEKDDHNRSRLAAASVLLPSSRGLDHEARGDVIQLLCSIFLANQGGIEGDGEDKHSALDAEEVVLQGEKEAEKMIVSIYSLTALAYIKSIRAAIADHLPDHNLSILVPVLDRFVEFHLSLNMISPETHKAVSEVIESCRIR; translated from the exons ATGATCGTTCGCACATACGGTCGCCGAAACAGACCCCTCTCGAGGACCTGCTCAGCTTCTTCTCTCAACGACGACGTTTTGGACCCACTATCGCAGGAGAGTTCACAGAACCACGACAACAACATCTACGGATTCGCGTACTCGTCCCAGGATTCGTCCTCGCATTGGTCCCTCTTCGATTCGGATCCTAATTTAGTAGACGATTTCGGCGGCGGCTGCAGGGAGCCGAAGAGGGCGAGGAAGGGGGAGAAGAAGGCGGCGGCAGCTAACGGGAGTTGCCACGTGGCGATACCTACGACATCGACGCTTATGGAGGCGCAGGAGTTTGGGGAGATGATGGAGCATGTTGATGAGGTGAATTTCGCTCTCGATGGCCTCCGCAAGGGACAGCCTTTGCGGATCAGGAGAGCGAGCTTGGTGTCACTGTTGGGTATTTGTGGCACCACGCAGCAGCGGAGGCTTCTCAGGAGTCAGGG GATGGCAAAGACCATAACTGAAGCTATTTTGGGCCTCAGTCTCGATGATTCTCCCAGCAATCTTGCAGCTGCAACTCTTCTATACGTTTTAACCTGTGAT GGTCAAGATGATAATCTACTTGAATCATCTGGTTGTATTCAATTTCTTATAAAGTTGTTGAGACCAATTGTCTCAACATCTATCGCAGACAAGGCACCAAAACTTGGTTCTAAGCTTCTATCCTTGCGTCAGAATGATGACATGTTCAAAACTTCAATGGGAAGAATGGATTCCAGTTTGGTCACAGTTTTTTCTAGAGTTCAAGAAGTTCTAGTAAATTGCAAAGGACTAAAAACATCTTGTCAGAATGACAATGTGGTGGAGAGGCCAGAGTTATGCCCGAAATGGTTAGCATTGTTGACCATGGAGAAGGCTTGTTTATCTGCCATTTCTCTTGATG AAACCACTGGTGCTGTACGGAAGGCTGGTGGAAATTTTAAGGAGAAACTAAGGGAGTATGGAGGACTTGATGCGGTCTTTGAAGTCACCATGAATTGTCATTTAGATTTGGAG AAATGGGTGGAGGATGATAGTTCTCTCTCTACCAAGGATCTGAGAAATAACAAACATCTGAAGAATCTAACCCTACTTCTCAAATGCCTGAAGATAATGGAGAATGCTACTTTTCTAAGCACAGATAATCAG ACTCATTTGCTTGAATTGAAAGGAAGATTAAATCCTCAGgcaacttctttttcttttacggAGCTGATCATAACTGTTATAAGGATCCTTTCAG ACATATGTTTACGTCGAAGTGCCTCTGCTGCATCCAATGAGAAAAAGGGGATAGAAGAAAAAA GAATTTCAGAGAATGAACCTTTATTCAAAAGTTCTATCGGCAAGTTGTTTGGTATGAATAGAGCTTCTTCTGCTAAGAATTCTGATGTTACACGGAGCAGCCGACTTTTGACATGTAGTCAGATGGAATGTTCACAATCCATTTCTGAAACTCCCAGCACTTCAACTAGTGATATTTATTCGCTAAAGATGAGAGTTAGTTCTTCAACATCTGAATCTTGCAGTGGTGCATCAAAGAGTTCAGGCAATAAAGCATCCACAATCCATAATAGTTCAAGGAAGAATGTACGGTTTACTGAAAATAGCCCAATTGTAATCTCGGATGATAGCCAAGATCCTTTTGCATTTGATGAGGATGACTTTGCACCCACTAAGTGGGACATATTATCAGGGAAACAGAAGAAATCTCATTCTAAAAGAAAATATGAGGTGCCAAGCAGAGAATTTGAGTATGTATGTCAATCTCAGACTAAAGAGATAGAGATCCAACAAGAATTGAATGATGTTGACATCAATTGTTCCAGTTCTGTTGTTGGCGATGAAGAAGGTTCCATCCTTCTAAGTGATTGCCTTCTAACTGCTGTTAAG GTGTTGATGAATTTGACTAATGACAATCCTGTTGGCTGCCAGCAAATTGCGGCCTATGGAGGACTGGAAACTATGTCTAAGCTGATTGCTGGTCATTTCCCTTGCTTCAGCTCTTCGATGTCCTTTGGTCAGATGAAAGAAAATACTTCAAGTGCTGAAGACCAGCAATATGATAAGCATCTCACTGATCATGAATTAGATTTTCTTGTGGCCATTCTGGGCTTGCTTGTAAACCTGGTAGAGAAGGATGACCACAACAG ATCACGCCTTGCAGCTGCCAGTGTTCTGCTTCCTTCATCACGGGGCTTGGATCATGAGGCTCGGGGGGatgttattcaattattatGCTCTATTTTCTTGGCTAACCAGGGTGGAATTGAGGGAGATGGGGAAGATAAACATTCGGCACTG GATGCTGAAGAAGTTGTTCTCCAGGGTGAAAAAGAAGCTGAGAAAATGATTGTCTCTATTTACTCTTTAACTGCTCTTGCTTACATCAAG AGCATCCGAGCGGCAATTGCTGACCATCTCCCAGATCACAACTTATCTATTCTTGTGCCTGTGTTGGACAGATTTGTG GAATTTCATCTGTCATTGAACATGATTTCACCAGAGACTCATAAAGCAGTTAGTGAAGTCATTGAATCGTGCAGAATTCGATGA